The proteins below are encoded in one region of Pseudoduganella armeniaca:
- the maiA gene encoding maleylacetoacetate isomerase — protein MKLYTYFRSSAAYRVRIALHLKGLAYDAVPVHLLRGGGEQRQPAYRAVNPGGLIPALVDGDTTLTQSLAIIEYLEETHPVMPLLPQDAAGRARVRALALTIAADTHPLTNLRVLQHLTGPLGLGEEAKMDWYRHWTGAGLATLEALLAQGDTGRFCHGDTPTLADCCLVPQVFNAQRFDIDLAPYPNVARIHATCADIPAFQAAHPSAQPDAE, from the coding sequence ATGAAGCTGTACACCTACTTCCGCAGCTCGGCCGCGTACCGCGTGCGCATCGCGCTGCACCTGAAAGGCCTGGCCTATGACGCGGTGCCGGTGCACCTGCTGCGCGGCGGCGGCGAGCAGCGCCAGCCGGCCTATCGCGCCGTCAATCCCGGCGGCCTGATTCCCGCGCTGGTCGACGGCGACACGACGCTGACGCAGTCGCTGGCCATCATCGAGTACCTGGAAGAGACGCATCCCGTGATGCCGCTGCTGCCGCAGGACGCGGCGGGCCGCGCCCGGGTGCGCGCGCTGGCGCTGACCATCGCCGCGGACACGCACCCGTTGACCAACCTGCGCGTGCTGCAGCACCTGACCGGGCCGCTGGGTCTGGGCGAGGAAGCGAAGATGGACTGGTACCGGCACTGGACCGGGGCCGGGCTGGCGACCTTGGAGGCCTTGCTGGCGCAGGGCGACACGGGCCGCTTCTGCCATGGCGACACGCCCACCCTGGCCGACTGCTGCCTGGTGCCGCAGGTGTTCAACGCGCAGCGCTTCGACATCGACCTGGCGCCGTATCCGAACGTCGCGCGTATCCATGCCACCTGCGCCGACATCCCGGCGTTCCAGGCGGCCCATCCATCGGCCCAGCCGGACGCCGAGTAA
- a CDS encoding fumarylacetoacetate hydrolase family protein has translation MKLATLKNGKRDGQLVVVSRDLRLCQAVPAIAATLQAALDDWDHAAPQLERVYAALNAGEAAGAQPFDEAACHSPLPRAYQWADGSAYINHVELVRKARNAEVPASFYTDPLMYQGGSDSFVGPRDPIYALSEEWGIDLEAEVAVVTGDVPMGAAPEVAARAIRLVMLVNDVSLRNLIPNELAKGFGFFQSKPASAFSPVAVTPDELGADWQDDKLRLPLNVDLNGKPFGRPNAGEDMTFSFAQLVAHAARTRELGAGTIIGSGTVSNKQGSLHGSSVENGGVGYCCLAEVRMYETIEGGAPKTPFLKFGDSVRIAMRDAAGNSIFGTIDQVVRHYGEKGQA, from the coding sequence ATGAAACTAGCCACCCTGAAAAACGGCAAGCGCGACGGCCAGCTCGTCGTCGTCAGCCGCGACCTGCGCCTGTGCCAGGCCGTTCCCGCCATCGCCGCCACGCTGCAGGCCGCGCTGGACGACTGGGACCACGCCGCGCCGCAGCTCGAGCGCGTGTACGCCGCGCTGAACGCCGGCGAGGCGGCCGGCGCGCAACCGTTCGACGAAGCGGCCTGCCATTCGCCGCTGCCGCGCGCCTACCAGTGGGCCGACGGTTCCGCCTACATCAACCACGTGGAGCTGGTGCGCAAGGCGCGCAACGCGGAAGTGCCGGCGTCGTTCTACACGGACCCGCTGATGTACCAGGGCGGCTCGGACAGCTTCGTCGGCCCGCGCGACCCGATCTACGCGCTGTCGGAAGAGTGGGGCATCGACCTGGAAGCGGAAGTGGCGGTGGTCACGGGCGACGTGCCGATGGGCGCGGCGCCGGAAGTCGCGGCGCGCGCGATCCGCCTCGTCATGCTGGTCAACGACGTTTCGCTGCGCAACCTGATTCCGAACGAGCTGGCCAAGGGCTTCGGCTTCTTCCAGTCCAAGCCGGCCAGCGCGTTCTCGCCGGTGGCCGTCACGCCCGACGAGCTGGGTGCCGACTGGCAGGACGACAAGCTGCGCCTGCCGCTGAACGTGGACCTGAACGGCAAGCCGTTCGGCCGCCCCAACGCCGGCGAGGACATGACGTTCAGCTTCGCCCAGCTGGTGGCGCACGCGGCCAGGACGCGCGAGCTGGGCGCCGGCACCATCATCGGCTCCGGCACCGTGTCGAACAAGCAGGGCAGCCTGCACGGCTCGTCGGTGGAGAACGGCGGCGTCGGCTACTGCTGCCTGGCCGAGGTGCGCATGTACGAGACCATCGAGGGCGGCGCGCCGAAGACGCCGTTCCTGAAGTTCGGCGACAGCGTGCGCATCGCCATGCGGGACGCGGCCGGCAACAGCATCTTCGGCACCATCGACCAGGTGGTGCGGCATTACGGCGAGAAGGGCCAGGCATGA
- a CDS encoding maltoporin: MTGSVRKVLPLLLAVACGAARADSYPNDTDGFHGYLRAGAGTSSRHGPQSCYALGGPTTYYRLGNECDANAEFGYTSALATAANGVSFVGTIWLNAYSPNSDFGDANVHILKGYVEAKGLPFLHGGTAWIGKRYYYRPDIHMLDMQYINMNGTGAGLDKIPLGAGKLSYAVFKDHDSNRIGAGGAIVDTPSALRQNLLYQNLPVNAGGTLDAALTIVTAKGRNDAGDAGHDGWAVGLFHRQEILGGANTLGFQYGSGPGTGIGQCCARMGASGSTALGSDVKRVRVFNDLVIQPTRQFSLGFVALYQKDKADDPALRNTWATAGVRPVYGVLPNVKLQAELGYTALRQDSTGQTARLTKVTLAPAIALGEGYFSRPELRLFVTYGKWNGAATPLVNAGNHGGPVYGNATSGTSAGVQVEAWW; the protein is encoded by the coding sequence ATGACCGGTTCCGTCCGCAAGGTCCTTCCCCTTTTGCTCGCAGTTGCATGCGGCGCTGCCCGCGCCGATTCCTATCCGAACGACACCGATGGCTTCCACGGCTACCTGCGGGCCGGCGCCGGCACCAGTTCCCGGCATGGCCCGCAAAGCTGCTATGCGCTCGGCGGACCGACGACCTACTACCGGCTGGGCAATGAATGCGATGCGAACGCCGAATTCGGCTATACCAGCGCATTGGCCACGGCGGCCAACGGCGTCAGCTTCGTCGGCACGATCTGGCTCAACGCCTACTCGCCCAACTCGGATTTCGGCGATGCCAACGTGCACATATTGAAGGGCTACGTCGAAGCGAAGGGGCTGCCCTTCCTGCACGGCGGCACCGCGTGGATCGGCAAGCGCTATTACTACCGCCCGGACATCCATATGCTCGACATGCAGTACATCAATATGAACGGCACCGGCGCCGGGCTCGACAAGATCCCGCTCGGCGCGGGCAAGCTCAGTTACGCGGTGTTCAAGGATCACGACAGCAATAGGATCGGCGCCGGCGGCGCCATCGTCGACACGCCGTCCGCGCTGCGCCAGAACCTGCTGTACCAGAACTTGCCCGTCAATGCCGGCGGCACCCTCGACGCGGCGCTAACGATCGTTACGGCCAAGGGGCGCAACGACGCCGGCGACGCCGGCCACGACGGCTGGGCAGTCGGCCTGTTCCACCGGCAGGAGATACTCGGCGGCGCCAACACGCTGGGCTTCCAGTACGGCAGCGGTCCGGGCACCGGCATCGGCCAGTGCTGCGCGCGCATGGGGGCGTCCGGCAGCACGGCGCTCGGGTCGGACGTGAAGCGGGTGCGCGTGTTCAACGATCTGGTGATACAGCCGACCCGCCAGTTCAGCCTGGGCTTCGTCGCGCTGTACCAGAAGGACAAGGCGGACGATCCGGCGCTGCGCAACACCTGGGCCACGGCGGGCGTACGCCCGGTCTACGGCGTGCTGCCGAACGTCAAGCTGCAGGCCGAGCTGGGTTATACCGCGCTCCGGCAGGACAGCACCGGCCAGACCGCGCGGCTGACCAAGGTGACGCTGGCACCGGCGATCGCGCTGGGCGAAGGCTATTTTTCGCGCCCCGAGCTGCGCCTGTTCGTCACGTACGGCAAATGGAACGGCGCCGCCACGCCGCTGGTCAATGCCGGCAATCATGGCGGACCGGTGTACGGCAACGCCACCAGCGGCACGTCGGCCGGGGTGCAGGTCGAGGCCTGGTGGTAA
- a CDS encoding ROK family transcriptional regulator codes for MQEYPRPAALPQEASGADNLRPRGSNQTGMRQFNERVVLQAIRLHGSLPKADLARLTTLSTQTVALIIARLHDDGLVMKLEPLRGKIGQPSVPIALRPDGAFSIGVKIGRRSLDVLLLDFANTVRMRYSQTYSFPEPETVFLAIAEQVRAIQATLAPPLRSRILGIGVAAPLSLDSWQELMGVAPGQGGSWQRLDIARRIEADTGLPVMFAKDTAAACVAELVAGRGRSIKSFLYLFVDTFIGGGLVIDSNLYAGLHGNAGAIGSLPVGLAAAGGAPAQLLSVASLLGLEHLYQAAGLDPAAAYDERATQAPWAEHSARWVGQAAGAIAMVVTNASCMLDPEGVIVDGSCSRALLDQLMAAITAALDRYNWEGVQRPPVHAGTIGSDARALGGALLPLYAHFAPDPELFLKLEA; via the coding sequence ATGCAGGAATATCCTCGTCCCGCCGCACTCCCTCAGGAGGCGAGCGGCGCCGACAATCTACGCCCGCGCGGATCGAACCAGACCGGCATGCGCCAGTTCAACGAGCGCGTCGTGCTGCAGGCGATCCGCCTGCATGGCAGCCTGCCGAAAGCCGACCTGGCGCGGCTGACCACGCTGAGCACGCAGACGGTGGCGTTGATCATCGCGCGCCTGCATGACGATGGCCTGGTCATGAAGCTCGAACCGCTGCGCGGCAAGATCGGCCAGCCGTCGGTGCCGATCGCCTTGCGCCCCGATGGCGCCTTCTCGATCGGCGTCAAGATCGGCCGCCGCAGCCTCGACGTGCTGCTGCTCGATTTCGCCAACACGGTGCGCATGCGTTATTCGCAAACCTATTCGTTCCCCGAGCCGGAGACGGTGTTCCTGGCGATCGCGGAACAGGTGCGCGCGATCCAGGCGACGCTGGCGCCGCCACTGCGCAGCCGCATCCTCGGCATCGGCGTCGCGGCGCCGCTGTCGCTGGACAGCTGGCAGGAATTGATGGGCGTGGCGCCAGGGCAGGGCGGCAGCTGGCAGCGGCTCGACATCGCCCGTCGCATCGAGGCCGACACCGGCTTGCCCGTGATGTTCGCGAAAGACACGGCCGCCGCCTGCGTGGCCGAACTGGTGGCCGGCCGGGGACGCAGCATCAAGAGCTTCCTGTACCTGTTCGTCGATACGTTCATCGGCGGTGGGCTCGTCATCGACAGCAACCTGTACGCCGGACTGCACGGCAATGCCGGCGCGATCGGCTCGCTGCCGGTGGGCCTGGCGGCGGCGGGCGGCGCGCCGGCGCAATTGCTGTCGGTTGCTTCCTTGCTGGGGCTGGAACACCTGTATCAAGCGGCAGGACTGGACCCGGCGGCGGCTTACGACGAGCGTGCCACCCAGGCCCCATGGGCCGAGCACAGCGCGCGCTGGGTCGGCCAGGCGGCCGGGGCGATCGCGATGGTGGTCACCAACGCCAGCTGCATGCTCGATCCGGAAGGGGTGATCGTCGACGGCTCGTGCAGCCGGGCGCTGCTCGACCAGTTGATGGCGGCGATTACCGCCGCGCTGGACCGCTACAACTGGGAAGGCGTGCAGCGCCCGCCGGTGCATGCCGGCACCATCGGTTCCGATGCGCGGGCGTTGGGCGGCGCGTTGCTGCCGCTGTATGCCCATTTCGCGCCGGATCCCGAGCTGTTCCTCAAGCTGGAGGCCTGA